One genomic segment of Melospiza melodia melodia isolate bMelMel2 chromosome 22, bMelMel2.pri, whole genome shotgun sequence includes these proteins:
- the ANGPTL2 gene encoding angiopoietin-related protein 2, which produces MMTTRFICLILVTVVGVTTNETQEFEGNDKEKAQEFIYMNRYKRSSDTQDKCTYTFIVPQQRVTGAICVNSKEPEVLLENRVNKQELQLLNNELLKQKRQIETLQQLVEVDGGIVNEVKLLRKESRNMNSRVTQLYMQLLHEIIRKRDNALELSQLENKILNQTADMLQLANKYKDLEHKYQHLMSIANNQTIIIAQLEEHCQRMPSIKPLPQTPQPPIKVYQPPTYNRINNQISTNEIQSDQNLKVLPPTLPTMPAVTSIPTSTDKPSGPWRDCLQALEDGHDTSSIYLVKPENTNQLMQVWCDQRHDPGGWTVIQRRLDGSVNFFRNWETYKQGFGNIDGEYWLGLENIYWLTNQGNYKLLITMEDWSGRKVFAEYASFRLEPESEYYKLRLGRYNGNAGDSFTWHNGKQFTTLDRDHDVYTGNCAHYQKGGWWYNACAHSNLNGVWYRGGHYRSRYQDGVYWAEFRGGSYSLKKVVMMIRPNPNTFH; this is translated from the exons ATGATGACAACAAGATTCATCTGTTTAATACTAGTAACTGTTGTGGGAGTTACTACAAATGAAACACAGGAATTTGAAGGCAATGACAAGGAAAAAGCTCAAGAATTCATTTATATGAATAGATATAAGCGTTCCAGTGACACACAGGACAAATGCACTTACACCTTTATTGTACCTCAGCAGAGAGTGACAGGTGCCATTTGTGTTAATTCTAAGGAGCCTGAAGTTCTGCTTGAAAACAGGGTAAATAAACAAGAACTACAGTTACTTAACAATGAACTTCTTAAACAAAAGAGACAAATAGAAACTCTTCAGCAACTGGTAGAGGTGGATGGTGGAATTGTTAATGAAGTTAAACTGTtaagaaaagagagcagaaatatGAATTCTCGTGTCACACAACTCTACATGCAGCTATTACATGAAATTATCCGAAAACGTGACAATGCCTTAGAACTTTCTCAACTTGAAAATAAGATTTTGAACCAAACTGCAGACATGTTGCAGCTTGCAAACAAATACAAAGACTTAGAGCACAAGTATCAACATTTGATGTCAATCGCCAACAATCAGACAATAATAATTGCCCAGCTGGAAGAACATTGTCAAAGAATGCCCTCCATAAAGCCACTGCCACAAACTCCACAACCACCAATTAAAGTGTACCAGCCTCCTACTTACAATCGCATTAATAACCAGATATCTACTAATGAGATTCAAAGTGATCAGAACTTAAAGGTTCTGCCACCTACCTTACCAACCATGCCTGCAGTTACTAGTATTCCAACTTCAACTGATAAACCATCTG GGCCCTGGAGAGACTGTCTACAAGCATTAGAAGACGGCCATGACACAAGCTCCATCTATCTTGTAAAACCAGAAAACACAAACCAGCTTATGCAGGTCTGGTGTGACCAACGGCATGACCCCGGTGGCTGGACTGTCATTCAGAGACGGCTGGACGGCTCTGTCAACTTtttcaggaactgggaaacatACAAG CAAGGATTTGGTAATATAGATGGAGAATATTGGCTTGGATTAGAAAACATTTATTGGTTAACAAATCAAGGCAACTACAAACTGCTCATAACAATGGAAGACTGGTCAGGTCGAAAAGTATTTGCTGAATATGCCAGCTTCAGACTGGAGCCAGAGAGTGAGTACTACAAGCTGAGACTGGGACGCTACAACGGCAATGCGGGAGATTCTTTCACTTGGCACAACGGCAAACAGTTCACCACGCTAGACCGGGACCACGACGTATATACAG GTAACTGTGCTCATTACCAGAAGGGAGGATGGTGGTACAATGCATGTGCTCACTCAAATCTCAATGGAGTCTGGTATCGTGGAGGACACTACCGCAGTCGATATCAGGATGGTGTTTACTGGGCTGAATTCCGGGGAGGATCATATTCACTAAAGAAAGTTGTTATGATGATAAGACCTAACCCTAACACATTTCACTGA